The Pan paniscus chromosome 1, NHGRI_mPanPan1-v2.0_pri, whole genome shotgun sequence genome has a segment encoding these proteins:
- the KIAA1614 gene encoding uncharacterized protein KIAA1614 homolog isoform X3, with translation MRGPRSLRVSLTPLESGNQRPWPRRKRLYGATDGPTERAAGSSGKLVHTKGIPQLPPRKASPGCRVTSGARSPARTWCAPSSCPRSPASVRPARLRSCARFPAGKGPPPCEAGGRPVVPKLGAALDFHPAPLTAGDTRSLGRGSGEAAPRGSGRGGRPRPGSSSPSRGPTSPRSAPSAQRGPGRRGLGRSSPPRQSRERTADATSFPASALPARPRFPSSRREGVRPVGRCVGQTHPGPGGCPQSRELARPRRRPGPPVGRAPRGEACGPHSLRPGIRGWKSLPDPSSWPGREKGLERAWPLRGMEGTEAAAAKPAGGSPQGPKTGSGTASPMEGTSAVEWSGPEPQLDNGHPPRPWPCPQENRTSSPMAPQPPRVWGVQLQGPSVLESKVRALKEKMTVAKQGVSPCSASQEWSSPKKPQCRRGKAGRAGTPSEGSFLPGAVVAPHTQNLPDGQLDGSINEEQPARDGGPRLPRPPAPGREYCNRGSPWPPEAEWTLPDHDRGPLLGPSSLQQSPIHGVTPGRPGGPGHCNKIIHIPSPRTGRSYHFPDGVVTEADLDSTSLTSEEDFVPRTALLGERWRAGDLEALGAGSSVLSLSDRVERNRLLLQEMLNVSGQSPRKVGTPAWTPSWDTAAPERPVGDVDWASGTSLQDSGQNRTVGPNPEPVLSPRHEEATHLLQRARMKARTRPLRASHDIVPTITQGSRDGHRSPARDPRTTPACRDSLQNGHTSDSSSGESSGGQRPRRGPSPSHVRFEDESAREAEFRHLERLQQRQRQVLSTVLQAADQGPLRSKPDLADYINGAPRLRDAGQGTFHRLVGSLDRRGHPAPPAPGSERRCQACGSCIDDPRPAQRKAPPDPRTLQELQAACGMERVLGGLSSPLRLLPAEPRLHMEWIRETHIGDTVCPAEVDSALDSTDNSENCRTDSEEAGTSQAGWVCGRTQGSSPRLRLRGSRPRGHRWSKKAEAELPWGLQAQQHLPRADDVEVENEVKEGRGHTPEGTLFLREDAKPSDLELKRVSLGPQWQPGPGLGSHQAHPLDSRTPCRTAYATTSPMTPESSGPGGQAQVTESHESLEIVSPSSLQQSHAEPSAPHQAWQPTASFCPEGWAPTPPPSRKTTSPVSHRKAALAGLLRPGDQREPVGIPRPPSRSAVLRTCELPPSQTQPSCPQEDPRAFLAQQMLPPSTPRASPSPCPQRSQSPARNQREACRGQGQDLEDMCCQEHQQELAQDLAPPRLPLWTRTRKGAAA, from the exons CGCGCTCCCCGGCCTCCGTGCGCCCCGCGCGCCTCCGCTCTTGCGCCCGCTTTCCCGCGGGGAAGGGGCCACCGCCCTGCGAGGCTGGCGGCCGCCCCGTCGTCCCCAAGCTCGGGGCCGCCCTGGACTTCCATCCCGCGCCTCTGACGGCCGGGGACACTCGCTCCCTGGGCCGCGGCTCAGGAGAGGCGGCCCCGCGGGGCTCCGGGCGgggtgggaggccgaggcccggCTCCTCCAGCCCCTCCCGCGGCCCCACCTCTCCGCGCTCGGCTCCCTCTGCCCAGCGCGGGCCGGGAAGGCGCGGGCTTGGCCGCTCTTCCCCTCCACGGCAAAGCCGTGAACGGACAGCTGATGCCACTTCCTTCCCTGCCAGCGCCCTCCCTGCCCGACCCCGCTTCCCGTCCTCTCGCCGGGAGGGAGTGCGGCCCGTGGGGCGCTGCGTCGGCCAGACCCACCCGGGGCCCGGGGGCTGCCCGCAGAGCCGGGAGCTGGCCCGGCCTCGGCGCCGTCCCGGACCCCCGGTCGGCCGCGCCCCGAGGGGCGAGGCCTGCGGGCCGCACTCGCTCCGGCCCGGGATTCGGGGCTGGAAGTCCCTCCCCGATCCCAGCAGCTGGCCTGGGAGGGAGAAGGGGCTGGAGAGGGCCTGGCCTCTCCGAGGGATGGAGGGGACAGAGGCGGCGGCGGCCAAACCCGCGGGCGGCAGCCCCCA AGGGCCCAAGACAGGGAGTGGAACAGCCAGCCCCATGGAGGGGACCTCagctgtggagtggagtggtccTGAGCCACAACTGGATAACGGACACCCCCCAAGACCCTGGCCTTGCCCTCAGGAAAACAGAACATCCAGCCCGATGgccccccagcctcccagggtATGGGGAGTACAGCTCCAAGGCCCCTCTGTGCTGGAATCCAAGGTGAGGGCTTTGAAGGAGAAGATGACAGTGGCTAAACAGGGAGTGAGTCCCTGCTCTGCTTCCCAAGAGTGGTCATCCCCCAAGAAACCCCAATGCAGACGAGGCAAGGCAGGGAGAGCCGGGACTCCATCAGAGGGGTCTTTCCTGCCAGGTGCTGTGGTGGCTCCTCATACCCAAAACCTGCCTGATGGGCAGCTGGACGGCAGCATCAATGAGGAGCAACCCGCCAGGGATGGAGGCCCCAGGCTTCCCAGGCCGCCTGCCCCTGGGCGTGAGTATTGCAACAGGGGGAGCCCGTGGCCTCCAGAAGCCGAATGGACACTTCCTGACCATGACAGAGGTCCGCTGCTGGGGCCCAGCTCTTTGCAACAGAGCCCCATCCATGGAGTTACTCCCGGACGGCCTGGGGGTCCTGGTCATTGTAACAAAATCATCCACATTCCCAGCCCAAGGACAGGAAGGTCCTACCATTTTCCAGATGGCGTGGTCACAGAGGCAGATCTGGATAGCACATCCCTGACCTCCGAGGAGGACTTTGTCCCCAGGACAGCCCTGCTGGGTGAGCGCTGGAGAGCTGGAGACCTGGAGGCTCTGGGCGCTGGGAGCAGTGTCTTGTCCCTGTCTGATCGGGTGGAGAGAAACCGCCTGTTGCTGCAGGAGATGCTCAACGTTTCTGGGCAGAGCCCCCGCAAGGTGGGAACCCCCGCCTGGACTCCATCCTGGGACACAGCTGCACCAG AGCGACCAGTGGGGGATGTGGACTGGGCCTCGGGCACCTCCTTGCAGGACTCCGGCCAGAACAG GACCGTTGGTCCCAACCCGGAGCCTGTGCTGAGCCCCAGGCATGAGGAAGCCACGCATCTGCTGCAGCGTGCCCGCATGAAGGCCAGGACCCGGCCCCTCCGTGCCAGCCATGACATCGTGCCCACCATTACCCAGGGCAGCCG AGATGGCCACAGAAGCCCAGCCCGGGACCCCAGGACGACCCCTGCTTGCAGAGACAGCCTCCAGAACGGGCACACGAGCGATTCCTCCAGCGGAGAGTCCAGCGGCGggcagaggccgaggcggggccCCTCGCCGTCGCACGTGCGCTTTGAGGATGAGTCCGCCCGCGAAGCCGAGTTTCGTCACCTGGAGCGGCTGCAGCAGCGCCAGCGCCAGGTGCTGAGCACCGTGTTGCAGGCCGCGGACCAGGGCCCCCTGCGCTCCAAGCCCGACCTCGCCGACTACATCAACGGGGCCCCCCGGCTCCGGGACGCGGGGCAGGGGACATTCCACCGGCTTGTGGGCAGCCTGGACCGCAGGGGACACCCGGCACCGCCGGCACCGGGCAGCGAGAGGAGGTGCCAGGCCTGCGGCAGCTGCATCGACGACCCGCGCCCCGCCCAGAGGAAGGCGCCCCCCGACCCCAGGACCCTCCAGGAGCTCCAGGCTGCCTGTGGGATGGAGAGGGTGCTGGGTGGCCTGAGCTCCCCACTCCGGCTCCTTCCTGCAGAGCCCCGGCTCCACATGGAATGGATCCGGGAAACACACATCGGAGACACCGTGTGCCCTGCGGAGGTGGACTCTGCCCTGGACAGCACAGACAACTCTGAGAACTGCAGGACCGACAGTGAGGAGGCGGGGACCTCTCAGGCTGGCTGGGTGTGTGGGCGGACCCAAGGCAGCAGCCCGCGACTGCGACTGCGGGGCTCCAGGCCTCGAGGCCACAGGTGGTCCAAGAAGGCTGAGGCGGAGCTCCCTTGGGGCCTTCAGGCCCAGCAACACCTGCCTAGGGCTGATGATGTGGAGGTGGAAAATGAGGTGAAGGAGGGCAGAGGACACACGCCTGAGGGAACTCTATTTTTGAGAGAAGATGCCAAGCCTTCTGACCTGGAGTTGAAGCGGGTGTCCCTGGGACCCCAGTGGCAGCCTGGACCAGGGCTGGGAAGTCACCAGGCTCACCCTTTGGATTCCCGGACTCCATGCAGGACAGCCTATGCCACCACCTCCCCCATGACGCCTGAATCATCGGGGCCAGGAGGCCAGGCCCAGGTTACAGAAAGCCACGAGTCCCTGGAAAttgtctctccttcctccctgcaaCAGAGCCATGCAGAGCCTTCTGCCCCACACCAAGCCTGGCAGCCAACAGCTTCCTTTTGTCCTGAAGGCTGGGCGCCAACCCCTCCCCCTTCGAGGAAAACCACCTCGCCAGTGTCTCACAGGAAGGCAGCCCTGGCTGGACTGCTCAGGCCGGGTGACCAGAGAGAGCCTGTGGGTATCCCTCGGCCTCCTTCAAGAAGCGCGGTTCTCAGGACCTGTGAGCTGcccccatcacagacccagcCCAGCTGCCCTCAG GAGGACCCCAGGGCTTTCTTGGCTCAGCAGATGTTGCCACCATCAACTCCACGGGCATCACCCTCTCCCTGTCCTCAGAGGAGTCAGAGTCCAGCAAGGAATCAGAGGGAAGCCTGCAGAGGACAGGGTCAGGATCTGGAGGACATGTGCTGTCAAG AGCATCAGCAGGAGCTGGCACAGGACCTGGCTCCCCCTCGGCTGCCCCTTTGGACCAGAACAAGAAAAGGAGCAGCAGCATAG